Below is a window of Campylobacter canadensis DNA.
AGAAAATAACATTTATTTAATTGAAGATGCAGCGCAAAGTTTTGGTGCAAAAGATAATAAAAATAATATTTCAGGTAGTATTGCTCATATTTCTACTACTTCGTTTTTTCCATCAAAACCACTAGGCTGTTATGGTGATGGTGGAGCTGTTTTTACAAATGATGATTTTTTAGCTGAAAAAATAAGATTATTTGTAAATCACGGCTCAAAACAAAGATATTTACATGAAATAATAGGAGTAAATGCAAGACTAGATAGCATTCAAGCTGCAGTTTTAAATGTTAAATTAAAACATTTTGATGAAGAACTAGCAAAAAGACAGGAATTAGCAAAAATATATGATGATAATTTAATAAATTGCAAAAAAATAAAAATAAAAGATTCTTACACAAGCGTATATGCTCAATATAGCATTTTGGTTGATGATAGAGAAAAAATTATAAATGAATTTATTAAAAACGATTTGCCTTATGCTGTGCATTATCCTATGCCTTTACATAAGCAACCTTGTTTTAAAGAATACAACAAGCTAACACTTAAAAATACAGAATATGTTTGCAAACACATAATCTCTTTACCATTTTGTGCTTTTTTAGATAAAAACAATCAAGAAAAGGTTATTTCAATGTTTAAAAATTTATAAATAAAATCAAATTAAAACAAAGGAGAAAAAATGAAACTAGACCAAGTTGGTTCTTTTTTAAGAGAAGAAAAACTAAAACAAGCAAGAAAAGATTTTGAAGATAAAAAAATTGATTTAAATTCTTTAAGAAATATTGAAAACGAATGTATAAAAAATCTTTTAAAAAAATGTGATGAAATCGGACTTTATTATTTAAGTGATGGGGAGTTAAGACGCTCTTGGTGGCATTTAGATTTTTATTGGCAGCTTGATGGTGTAATTAAGATTATAAAAGAGCAAGGCTACGCTTTTAAAGGCTTGCAAACTCGTGCGGAAGGATTAAAAATAGTTGATAAAATCTCTTGTAAAAATCACAATTTTATTAATGATTTTAAAGAGCTTATAAAAATAGCAAAGCAATTAAATATTGATATTTCAAGGCTAAAACTTACCATTCCAAGTCCATCAATGTTTTTATATATGCTTTTTGTAAGAGGTAAAAATGAGACAAATTTTGCTTATTACAACACAAATTATTCTTTATTAAAAGATGATATTTTACAAGCTTATAAGGACTTTTACGAATTGTTTTTTGAAGCTGGTGGAAGATATTTGCAGCTTGATGATACTTCTTATGGTTCGCTTTGTGATGATGAATTTTGCAAAATTAATGAGCTTGATTATGAAAAAACCTGCCTTGAATATGTAGATTTTTTAAATCAAAGCCTTAGTTCTATGCCTAAAGGTTTAACTAGTGCTATTCATATTTGTCGTGGAAATTACCGCTCAAGATATGCAGCAAGCGGTGCTTATAGCAAGATTGCCCATATTTTATTTAAAGATTTAAAAATTGATAAATTCTTTTTAGAATTTGATGATGAGCGTTCTGGTGGTTTTGAAGCCTTAAAATATATACAAAATCAAGAAGTTGTTTTAGGAATTTTAACTACAAAAACAATTCAAAACCCAAGCTTAGAAGACTTAGAAAAAAGAGTATTGCAAGCAAGTTCGTATATGGATAAAAAACAGCTTAGTATAAGCACACAATGCGGCTTTTCTTCTACTGAAGAAGGCAATGAAATAAGCATACAAACACAATGGGATAAAATTCTTTTATTAAAAGAACTTGCAAATAGATTAAATAACAAAGGCTTTAATATATGAAATTAGCAATAATTGGCTTAGGTGTAATGGGCAAAAATCATTACACCGAGCTTAAAAAAGAAAATATAAATTTATATTGCTTTGATATTGTAAAAGCAGATTTTTTAAGTAAAGATGATAATTTTTATTTAGATTTAGATGAATTAATAAAAAACGACTTAGACGCTGCAATAATAGCAACACCAACCAAATTTCATTTTGATATTTTTGTAAAAATTCATAAAAAAGTAAAAAATATTTTAATTGAAAAACCACTTAGTTTTAATTTAGAACAAGCTTATAAAATAAAAGAACTTGCAAAAAACAACAATGTTTGTGTAGGCTTTTGTGAAAGATTTAACCCTGTTAGTTTAGCCTTTAAAGAATTATTAAAAGAAAATGAAGAAATTCTTTATGCAAAATTTATTAGAGCTTCTAGCTATCCTGCAAGAATTAGCGATGTTGGCGTAGATATGGATTTAAGTGTTCATGATATTGATTTAGCTAAT
It encodes the following:
- a CDS encoding DegT/DnrJ/EryC1/StrS family aminotransferase, giving the protein MFSFINLQAQYKAYKEEIDLEISKILNQAQFIAAPCVKELESNLSKYIKIKHSISCSNGTSALLAALNAIDIKEDDEIITSAFTFIASAEMIALCKAKVVFVDINMQDLNLDINEVKKAITPKTKAILAVSIFGQMPNLLELKKIAEENNIYLIEDAAQSFGAKDNKNNISGSIAHISTTSFFPSKPLGCYGDGGAVFTNDDFLAEKIRLFVNHGSKQRYLHEIIGVNARLDSIQAAVLNVKLKHFDEELAKRQELAKIYDDNLINCKKIKIKDSYTSVYAQYSILVDDREKIINEFIKNDLPYAVHYPMPLHKQPCFKEYNKLTLKNTEYVCKHIISLPFCAFLDKNNQEKVISMFKNL
- a CDS encoding 5-methyltetrahydropteroyltriglutamate--homocysteine S-methyltransferase encodes the protein MKLDQVGSFLREEKLKQARKDFEDKKIDLNSLRNIENECIKNLLKKCDEIGLYYLSDGELRRSWWHLDFYWQLDGVIKIIKEQGYAFKGLQTRAEGLKIVDKISCKNHNFINDFKELIKIAKQLNIDISRLKLTIPSPSMFLYMLFVRGKNETNFAYYNTNYSLLKDDILQAYKDFYELFFEAGGRYLQLDDTSYGSLCDDEFCKINELDYEKTCLEYVDFLNQSLSSMPKGLTSAIHICRGNYRSRYAASGAYSKIAHILFKDLKIDKFFLEFDDERSGGFEALKYIQNQEVVLGILTTKTIQNPSLEDLEKRVLQASSYMDKKQLSISTQCGFSSTEEGNEISIQTQWDKILLLKELANRLNNKGFNI
- a CDS encoding Gfo/Idh/MocA family protein; translated protein: MKLAIIGLGVMGKNHYTELKKENINLYCFDIVKADFLSKDDNFYLDLDELIKNDLDAAIIATPTKFHFDIFVKIHKKVKNILIEKPLSFNLEQAYKIKELAKNNNVCVGFCERFNPVSLAFKELLKENEEILYAKFIRASSYPARISDVGVDMDLSVHDIDLANFFGIKSTFEISKNYKNNLCSSIKLNSNKLDILASWEFNCKIRRAFINTNLASYELDFLNSKLFKNNEEIKITLSSSLKQEHKAFINLIKTNNMGFLANIDDAIYTQELLS